The following proteins are encoded in a genomic region of Hydrogenimonas thermophila:
- a CDS encoding 4Fe-4S dicluster domain-containing protein produces MARYGMALDYKNCINCKACEVACKEENGVLLGADKHRIWVGVKEIEGEWPNLSIASSTFVPSQCQHCENAPCQEVCPTQATYYDENGVVRVDSDKCILCSYCMVACPYDARYVDDRTMTVDKCNFCSDTRLSRGEVTTACQATCPTKVRVFGDLDDPNSEISELLRTREHFVLKDHIGTKPKLFYLV; encoded by the coding sequence ATGGCACGATACGGAATGGCCTTGGATTATAAAAACTGTATCAATTGTAAAGCTTGTGAAGTTGCTTGTAAGGAAGAGAATGGTGTACTTCTTGGTGCTGACAAACATCGCATCTGGGTAGGTGTAAAAGAGATAGAGGGTGAATGGCCAAATTTAAGCATAGCTTCCAGTACATTTGTACCTAGCCAGTGTCAACATTGTGAAAATGCTCCTTGTCAGGAAGTTTGTCCAACACAAGCAACATATTATGATGAAAATGGAGTTGTCAGAGTTGACAGTGACAAATGCATTTTATGTAGTTACTGTATGGTTGCTTGTCCTTATGATGCAAGATATGTAGATGATAGAACAATGACAGTAGATAAGTGTAACTTCTGTTCAGATACACGATTGTCAAGAGGAGAAGTTACAACAGCTTGTCAAGCTACCTGTCCTACTAAAGTGCGTGTTTTTGGTGATTTGGATGATCCAAACAGTGAGATTAGTGAACTTTTAAGAACTCGTGAGCATTTTGTCTTAAAAGATCATATTGGTACAAAACCAAAACTGTTTTATTTGGTATAA
- the nrfD gene encoding NrfD/PsrC family molybdoenzyme membrane anchor subunit, giving the protein MLSISKILPHKEITLKALFSFEKTPFNIFMAGLTILLLSLFGIGVISYFIHGHHAYGVTREHPWGLLIAMYIFFVVSSTGLCIISALGHVFKFKSFEFIGKRAIFGAIITILSGFAVIGLEIGHPVRMMIYNTISPGLTSAIWGMGVLYSIYLGLIVMEFIFLSRDDHKWSTMFGLGGLLIGIAAHSNLGAVFGFLVGRPLANGVFYPVYFILSAMITGCYLLFLMYGYKYKMQFDEQMEKFLVHLARLLGLLIAILMFFEFWRFMTAIYGGVPERADTAIHILTSPGFLIGELLLGMLIPFFIILFSKAKAIKKIIYASIGGMVGIFFMRYDLVHDTLLYPMQTLKIREYQLPPSWVEYSPTFTEWAIALGALGIMLTLYYIGENFFFLDPKEHDEYFENYRGIDSKN; this is encoded by the coding sequence ATGTTAAGTATAAGTAAAATATTACCGCATAAAGAGATAACGCTAAAAGCTCTGTTTAGTTTTGAAAAGACACCATTCAACATTTTTATGGCTGGTTTGACAATTCTGCTTTTGTCTTTGTTTGGCATTGGTGTTATAAGCTACTTTATTCATGGACATCATGCTTATGGAGTTACTAGAGAGCATCCTTGGGGTCTGTTGATCGCTATGTACATCTTTTTTGTTGTATCTTCAACTGGACTATGTATTATTTCAGCGTTAGGACATGTTTTTAAGTTTAAAAGTTTTGAATTTATTGGAAAGAGAGCAATCTTTGGAGCGATCATTACCATTCTTTCAGGATTTGCTGTCATAGGTCTTGAGATTGGGCATCCTGTTCGTATGATGATCTATAACACTATCTCTCCGGGCTTGACATCTGCAATCTGGGGTATGGGTGTACTCTACTCCATCTATCTAGGTCTTATTGTCATGGAGTTTATTTTTCTTTCAAGAGATGATCACAAATGGTCAACAATGTTTGGACTAGGAGGTCTTCTAATCGGAATTGCAGCACACTCAAACCTTGGTGCAGTTTTTGGTTTTCTTGTTGGACGACCGTTAGCAAATGGTGTATTTTACCCAGTATACTTCATTTTGTCTGCAATGATTACAGGCTGTTATTTGCTTTTTTTAATGTATGGATATAAGTATAAAATGCAGTTTGATGAGCAGATGGAGAAGTTTTTGGTACATTTAGCACGTCTTCTTGGATTGCTTATAGCTATTTTAATGTTTTTTGAGTTTTGGAGATTTATGACTGCAATTTACGGTGGTGTACCTGAAAGAGCAGATACAGCTATACACATTTTGACATCTCCAGGTTTCTTGATTGGGGAGCTACTTCTTGGAATGTTAATACCATTTTTCATTATTCTTTTCAGTAAAGCAAAAGCTATTAAGAAAATTATTTATGCTTCAATTGGTGGAATGGTAGGAATCTTTTTTATGCGTTACGACTTGGTACACGATACTCTTCTTTATCCTATGCAGACACTTAAGATTCGAGAGTATCAACTTCCACCATCTTGGGTAGAGTATTCACCAACTTTTACAGAGTGGGCAATAGCATTGGGAGCATTGGGCATTATGTTAACTCTTTACTATATTGGAGAGAATTTTTTCTTTTTAGACCCTAAAGAGCATGATGAATATTTTGAAAATTATCGTGGTATAGATAGCAAAAATTAA
- a CDS encoding carbonic anhydrase, which translates to MKKLLSLVAGMVLSATIANAGVHEDVHWGYSGKSAPEYWGELSPKYEMCKIGKNQSPVDIRTQDAYDVDLEQLIFSYYAKTTHVSKAHGIKVAVDPGNFIVVDGNKFKLKQFHFHSPSETMVNGRSFPLEAHFVHVSDDGQIAVIAVFFEYGKSNPLLEKIFSKAPAVENLDSSLVFKPKEIMKLYPANKEYYRYNGSLTTPPCTEGVRWIVMKKPLTVSKKQIKRFKELVPYSNNRPVQPINARVILK; encoded by the coding sequence ATGAAAAAATTATTATCATTAGTAGCAGGTATGGTATTATCGGCAACTATTGCAAATGCTGGAGTACATGAAGATGTACATTGGGGGTATAGTGGTAAGAGTGCACCAGAATACTGGGGAGAACTTTCTCCTAAGTATGAGATGTGTAAAATAGGAAAAAATCAATCTCCTGTAGATATTCGTACACAAGATGCATATGATGTTGATCTTGAGCAGTTGATTTTTAGTTATTATGCCAAAACGACTCATGTTTCAAAAGCTCATGGCATAAAAGTAGCAGTTGATCCAGGAAACTTCATTGTTGTTGACGGTAATAAATTCAAATTAAAGCAGTTTCACTTTCATTCACCAAGTGAAACTATGGTGAATGGTCGATCATTTCCTTTAGAAGCTCATTTTGTACATGTTTCAGATGATGGTCAGATTGCTGTAATTGCAGTGTTTTTTGAGTATGGGAAAAGCAATCCATTATTAGAGAAAATTTTTAGCAAAGCACCAGCTGTTGAAAATTTAGATAGCTCTTTAGTATTTAAGCCTAAAGAGATTATGAAATTGTATCCTGCAAATAAAGAATATTATAGATATAATGGTTCTTTAACTACTCCACCTTGTACAGAAGGTGTACGATGGATTGTTATGAAAAAACCTTTGACTGTTTCTAAAAAACAGATCAAACGATTTAAAGAGTTAGTTCCTTACAGCAACAATCGTCCTGTTCAACCGATAAATGCCAGAGTTATTTTGAAATAG
- a CDS encoding TetR/AcrR family transcriptional regulator, whose translation MNKRQKRAKIIASSLQLFSKHGFYKTTMRDIASNLGISEGSLYTHFPSKMSLATAAISHVTGKLAIDLRYINSKPISATKKIYEFVKSYFSFIQKNPEMVEYFFQVYLSNREIFCNEEDCGFSLAKEFIEELEILIDDGVKNNEFTQENFFIAFSSIMGILGSITFLHSEHVLEKELESYCEEIAKAICRTLN comes from the coding sequence TTGAATAAAAGGCAAAAACGCGCAAAAATCATTGCTTCATCTCTGCAGCTTTTCTCAAAACATGGTTTTTATAAAACAACAATGCGTGATATAGCCAGCAATCTAGGTATTAGTGAAGGCTCTCTCTATACTCACTTTCCATCTAAAATGAGTCTTGCAACAGCTGCCATATCACATGTTACTGGAAAATTGGCTATTGATCTAAGATATATCAATAGTAAACCTATATCTGCGACAAAAAAGATATATGAATTTGTAAAAAGTTATTTCTCATTTATTCAAAAAAATCCTGAAATGGTTGAATACTTTTTTCAAGTATACCTATCTAATAGAGAGATCTTCTGCAATGAAGAAGATTGCGGTTTTTCGCTTGCAAAAGAGTTTATTGAAGAGTTAGAGATATTAATAGATGATGGTGTAAAAAATAATGAATTCACACAAGAAAATTTTTTTATTGCATTCTCTTCTATTATGGGAATTCTTGGAAGTATAACTTTCCTTCACAGTGAACATGTATTGGAAAAAGAGTTAGAAAGTTACTGTGAAGAGATTGCAAAAGCTATCTGCCGTACTTTAAACTGA
- a CDS encoding 4Fe-4S binding protein: MDQAIKPKLFRINTGSCNGCDVEFVATAFVPKFHVEELGIELVESIEDANVLLVTGPMTARSKAYFEEAVSKVKSPYVVVGVGTCSVTTGIFRDSYAIYGPLDKYIDVDVNVAGCPPRPQAIAEALAQGVEILQAKVRGEKTPTKLETIFNDFEAPKSYRGRMALDEQKCTACRTCETVCPSGAIKITKTLEGYRHTIWHNTCCFCGNCSYFCPTGAIFPTNDFHTVQLQEEKYTDTNIALIPFHECEDCGKNFIPATNALIAKSYPDKEIPEILATSCPECRKKTAFERFYK; this comes from the coding sequence ATGGATCAGGCAATCAAACCCAAACTATTTAGAATAAATACAGGAAGCTGTAACGGATGTGATGTTGAGTTTGTAGCAACTGCATTTGTACCAAAGTTTCATGTTGAAGAGCTTGGCATAGAGTTGGTAGAGAGTATAGAAGATGCAAATGTTTTACTTGTAACTGGACCAATGACTGCTCGCAGTAAAGCTTACTTTGAAGAGGCAGTCTCTAAAGTGAAATCTCCGTATGTCGTAGTAGGTGTTGGTACTTGTTCGGTAACTACAGGTATTTTTAGAGACTCATATGCTATTTATGGACCATTAGACAAATATATAGATGTTGATGTTAATGTGGCTGGTTGTCCTCCTCGTCCACAAGCTATTGCAGAAGCACTTGCTCAAGGTGTTGAGATATTGCAGGCTAAAGTAAGAGGAGAAAAAACTCCTACCAAACTAGAGACAATTTTTAATGATTTTGAAGCACCTAAAAGTTATAGAGGACGAATGGCATTAGATGAGCAGAAGTGTACAGCTTGCCGTACCTGTGAAACTGTATGTCCTTCAGGGGCTATTAAAATTACCAAAACATTGGAAGGGTACAGACACACAATTTGGCACAATACCTGCTGTTTTTGTGGTAACTGTTCATACTTCTGTCCTACCGGAGCTATTTTCCCAACCAATGATTTTCATACCGTTCAACTACAAGAAGAGAAATATACTGACACAAATATAGCACTTATACCATTTCATGAGTGTGAAGATTGCGGTAAAAACTTTATACCAGCAACTAATGCATTAATAGCTAAATCATATCCAGATAAAGAGATACCAGAAATCTTGGCAACAAGTTGTCCGGAATGTAGAAAGAAAACAGCGTTTGAAAGGTTTTATAAATGA
- a CDS encoding NADH-quinone oxidoreductase subunit C → MKIEEIIQPLQASLQYAYELKEDSDSYGNKLLWLKLDDKRDVINVARVVANLGGRCVTATAYKTDDGHVIIYHLDVDGIIINMEAHTTDSIIDSITPLLPSADWAEREFREMYGIEPIGHPHNERLFLDESIMKGVLNRYIPLSKMMLGVSESDILWERVEKENKA, encoded by the coding sequence ATGAAAATAGAAGAGATTATACAACCACTTCAGGCAAGTTTGCAATATGCATATGAGCTTAAAGAAGATAGTGACAGTTATGGAAACAAACTATTATGGCTTAAACTTGATGATAAAAGAGATGTCATAAATGTTGCTCGGGTAGTTGCTAATTTAGGTGGTCGTTGTGTTACAGCCACAGCATACAAAACTGATGATGGTCACGTTATTATCTATCATTTAGATGTTGATGGAATTATTATAAATATGGAAGCACATACAACTGATAGCATTATAGACTCTATTACTCCTTTGCTTCCAAGTGCTGACTGGGCTGAGCGTGAGTTTCGTGAAATGTATGGCATTGAACCAATTGGTCATCCACATAATGAGAGACTATTTCTTGATGAAAGCATTATGAAGGGTGTGTTAAATCGATATATTCCTCTTTCAAAGATGATGCTCGGTGTAAGTGAGAGCGATATTTTATGGGAGAGAGTTGAGAAGGAGAATAAAGCATGA
- a CDS encoding nickel-dependent hydrogenase large subunit: MSEKVTIGPFHPELEESVYFKLQANDNKVVTSIDLVNGFIHRGMEALVTQKNFMQNLILTERVCSLCSNNHPFAYALAVEKIAGVKVPQRAEALRVVADEVKRSASNLFNLAMMSHLVHHHDLMKETMEARELMQDLKEIIWGNRMDMSANTLTGVKYDLDDEKIDLILKTLETFEPKLESLTEQYENDETVVNRTVGIGVLPKVDAQRLGVTGPVARGSGINNDVRVKAPYALYGELKPKVTLRDAGDVHARAMCRLGDIAEAVRLIKDVVNDLPEGPVVLEKRPHIPAGEATVRVEAPRGELIYYLKTDGTQKPVRMRWKVPTYTNWEALKVMILGDKVSDVTLILNSIDPCISCTER, encoded by the coding sequence ATGAGCGAAAAGGTAACAATTGGTCCATTCCATCCTGAGTTGGAAGAGTCGGTTTATTTTAAGCTTCAAGCTAACGACAATAAAGTTGTAACAAGTATTGATTTGGTCAATGGTTTCATTCATCGAGGAATGGAGGCATTGGTTACACAGAAAAACTTTATGCAAAATCTTATTTTAACAGAGAGGGTCTGTTCTCTTTGTTCTAACAACCACCCTTTCGCTTATGCGTTGGCAGTAGAGAAGATTGCAGGGGTAAAAGTTCCACAACGAGCAGAAGCATTGAGAGTAGTAGCTGATGAGGTGAAAAGATCTGCATCAAATCTTTTTAACCTTGCAATGATGTCTCATCTGGTTCATCACCATGATTTAATGAAAGAGACAATGGAAGCTCGTGAATTGATGCAAGATCTTAAAGAGATCATTTGGGGTAACCGAATGGATATGAGTGCAAATACTCTTACCGGTGTAAAGTATGATTTAGATGATGAGAAGATTGATCTGATTCTTAAAACACTTGAAACATTTGAGCCTAAACTTGAGTCACTGACAGAGCAGTATGAAAATGATGAAACAGTTGTCAATAGAACTGTAGGAATCGGTGTTCTTCCAAAGGTAGATGCACAAAGGTTGGGTGTAACAGGTCCGGTAGCAAGAGGTAGTGGCATTAATAACGATGTACGTGTCAAAGCACCATATGCACTATATGGAGAGTTGAAACCAAAAGTTACACTTAGAGATGCTGGTGATGTACATGCAAGAGCAATGTGTCGTTTGGGTGATATTGCCGAAGCAGTACGCCTGATTAAAGATGTAGTAAATGATCTTCCTGAAGGACCAGTAGTTCTTGAAAAACGACCTCATATTCCAGCAGGTGAAGCAACAGTAAGAGTAGAAGCACCTCGTGGTGAGCTTATCTACTACCTAAAAACAGATGGAACACAAAAACCTGTAAGAATGCGATGGAAAGTGCCTACCTATACAAACTGGGAAGCGCTTAAAGTTATGATTCTTGGTGATAAAGTAAGCGATGTAACACTGATTTTAAATAGTATAGATCCTTGTATCTCATGTACAGAGCGGTAA
- a CDS encoding 4Fe-4S dicluster domain-containing protein has translation MSHKFIYADAQKCIGCLNCELACAASHMGITLEKAYELGQSGVKLISRNRVIKSGELTAPMQCMQCMDAPCVNACPIDIIKYEDNYVKYYEDDCIGCQSCEMVCPYGAVVMAPNEKDDAPVSKMVALTCDLCGGEDGKQACVNVCPTDAISLIDYDLYKAIEYGRELEGRHANA, from the coding sequence ATGAGTCATAAATTTATATATGCAGACGCACAAAAATGCATCGGCTGTCTTAACTGTGAATTGGCTTGTGCAGCAAGCCATATGGGTATTACACTTGAAAAAGCGTATGAGTTAGGACAGAGTGGTGTAAAGCTTATTTCACGCAACAGAGTAATAAAAAGTGGAGAATTGACTGCTCCAATGCAGTGTATGCAGTGTATGGATGCACCTTGTGTAAATGCCTGCCCAATTGACATTATCAAGTATGAAGACAACTATGTGAAGTATTATGAAGATGACTGCATAGGATGCCAAAGTTGTGAAATGGTTTGCCCGTATGGAGCAGTTGTAATGGCACCAAATGAGAAAGATGATGCTCCTGTAAGCAAAATGGTTGCATTGACATGTGATTTATGTGGCGGAGAAGATGGCAAGCAAGCTTGTGTCAATGTATGTCCTACAGATGCAATTTCACTGATCGATTACGATCTTTACAAAGCTATTGAGTATGGAAGAGAGTTGGAGGGGCGGCACGCAAATGCATGA
- a CDS encoding hydrogenase maturation nickel metallochaperone HypA, with product MHEYSIVQSMLDLCEKHSKGKAVEKVAVKIGKMSGIEPHFLKESFEVFKEDTVCHDAVMEMELIDITIECQKCKEVSKVDNFNFYCPLCESGDTKVLTGQEMHIDYIVLKEDG from the coding sequence ATGCATGAGTATTCAATCGTTCAGTCGATGCTCGATCTGTGTGAGAAACACTCAAAGGGAAAAGCAGTTGAAAAAGTTGCCGTCAAAATAGGCAAAATGAGCGGTATCGAACCACACTTTTTAAAAGAGAGTTTTGAAGTGTTTAAAGAAGATACCGTCTGTCATGATGCTGTTATGGAGATGGAGCTTATCGATATTACGATTGAATGTCAAAAGTGCAAAGAGGTTTCAAAAGTTGACAATTTCAACTTTTACTGTCCCCTATGTGAAAGCGGTGATACAAAGGTACTCACCGGACAGGAGATGCATATAGACTATATCGTGTTAAAGGAAGATGGATGA
- a CDS encoding glutamate synthase subunit beta codes for MKKHYLKVKRETPKKRDPNERIVDFHPTYEMFSESEASLQSARCIKCPIDILRDLKSEFSFCRTGCPLENKIPIWVEKVKEGDIEGAFKASNEVSPFPEILGLVCPHDILCQGGCTISRTEHGSVTIGAIEVYLNEEAFKRGLRPYYGEDKPKTGHKVAVIGSGPAGFSCATFLLRGGVEVDMFEKSDRPGGLLTYGIPNFKICKDVILRRFEWMQEAGLNLYLNTEIKSSAQMKEMLNEYDAIFVALGAPSGRSARMKNEDAHGVYHVMDILKHAQKRVFEDFYEFILEGKDVVVIGGGDSAMDAVRTAIRTKAKSVKCLYRRDEANMPGSKKEVINAKEEGVQFEFYTAPKEVVVDEGHHVKGIICQRTELGEPDESGRRRLNVVEGSEFEIPCDVIILALGFDNVIFPWYEDAQIKTGKWGEVLVDENKRTSNPRIFAGGDAVRGADLAVTAAADGKKAALTILKDFGISL; via the coding sequence ATGAAGAAGCATTATCTGAAGGTAAAAAGAGAGACTCCGAAAAAGAGAGATCCTAACGAGAGAATTGTAGACTTTCACCCTACATATGAGATGTTCAGTGAATCAGAAGCAAGTTTACAGTCTGCACGCTGTATCAAATGCCCAATAGATATATTACGTGATTTAAAGAGTGAGTTTAGTTTTTGTCGTACAGGATGTCCTCTTGAAAATAAAATTCCTATTTGGGTTGAAAAAGTAAAAGAGGGTGATATTGAAGGGGCATTTAAAGCAAGTAATGAAGTCTCTCCATTTCCTGAAATCTTGGGACTTGTCTGCCCTCATGATATTCTTTGCCAAGGTGGCTGTACAATTTCCAGAACAGAACATGGAAGTGTGACAATTGGTGCTATTGAAGTCTATTTGAATGAAGAGGCATTTAAAAGAGGTCTTAGACCATACTATGGTGAAGATAAACCAAAAACTGGACATAAAGTTGCTGTTATAGGTAGTGGTCCTGCCGGATTTAGCTGTGCTACATTTCTTTTAAGAGGCGGTGTTGAGGTAGATATGTTTGAAAAGTCTGACCGTCCTGGTGGACTTTTAACATATGGTATTCCTAACTTTAAAATTTGTAAAGATGTAATTTTACGTCGATTCGAGTGGATGCAGGAAGCTGGACTAAATCTATATCTAAACACAGAGATTAAAAGCTCTGCTCAGATGAAAGAGATGCTCAATGAGTATGATGCTATTTTCGTTGCTCTTGGTGCACCAAGCGGACGAAGTGCTCGTATGAAGAATGAGGATGCACATGGTGTATATCACGTTATGGATATTCTTAAGCATGCTCAAAAAAGAGTATTTGAAGATTTCTATGAGTTTATTCTTGAAGGTAAAGATGTTGTTGTTATTGGAGGTGGTGACTCAGCAATGGATGCTGTACGAACTGCCATACGTACAAAAGCAAAATCTGTAAAATGTCTCTATCGACGTGATGAAGCGAATATGCCTGGAAGTAAAAAAGAGGTTATTAACGCTAAAGAAGAGGGTGTTCAGTTTGAGTTCTATACTGCTCCAAAAGAGGTTGTAGTTGATGAAGGACACCACGTTAAGGGCATAATCTGCCAAAGAACAGAGCTTGGTGAACCTGATGAAAGTGGTAGACGTAGACTTAATGTTGTCGAAGGAAGTGAATTTGAGATTCCTTGTGATGTAATTATTCTAGCTCTTGGATTTGACAATGTTATCTTCCCTTGGTATGAAGATGCACAGATCAAGACAGGTAAATGGGGTGAAGTTTTAGTTGATGAAAATAAACGAACTTCTAACCCACGAATTTTTGCCGGTGGTGATGCTGTAAGAGGTGCCGATTTAGCTGTTACAGCTGCAGCAGATGGTAAAAAAGCAGCACTTACCATTTTAAAAGATTTTGGTATATCTCTATAA
- a CDS encoding nucleotidyltransferase family protein, producing the protein MSKDEIIAYLKAHKDDFMKKYQISKLVLFGSYSRDENRDDSDIDIAIETPVSDYFLLYDFKEELENSFHTKVDIVRLRDKMNLAFKRRIEKDGIYV; encoded by the coding sequence ATGAGTAAAGATGAAATTATAGCTTATTTAAAAGCACATAAAGATGATTTTATGAAAAAATATCAAATCTCTAAATTAGTACTTTTTGGATCTTATTCAAGAGATGAAAACAGGGATGATAGTGATATTGACATTGCAATAGAGACCCCTGTGAGTGATTATTTTTTACTTTATGATTTTAAAGAGGAGTTAGAGAACTCATTTCATACCAAAGTTGATATAGTACGTTTAAGAGATAAAATGAATTTGGCCTTCAAAAGACGTATAGAGAAAGATGGTATCTATGTATGA
- a CDS encoding NAD-dependent epimerase: MKILVTGTAGFIGYHLIKRLLERGDEVVGLDNINDYYDLRVKYGRLEETGIENAENIDYGKLIQSKKYDNYKFIKLNLEDREAITKLFEKEKFDKVCNLAAQAGVRYSLTNPYAYIDSNIVGFVNLLEACRHNDVKHLAYASSSSVYGLNETMPFSVHDNVDHPISLYAASKKSNELMAHTYSHLYNLPTTGLRFFTVYGPWGRPDMALFLFTKAILEGKPIDVFNYGEMKRDFTYIDDIVEGVIRVIDNPPKGDPNWSGKQPDPGSSKAPYKIYNIGNNNPVKLMDFIEAIENAIGKKAEKNMLPIQPGDVPATYADVTDLIEDLGYKPATPIEEGINNFVKWYREFYNV, encoded by the coding sequence ATGAAAATATTAGTTACTGGAACAGCAGGTTTCATAGGGTATCATCTAATAAAACGACTACTTGAACGTGGTGATGAAGTTGTTGGTCTTGACAATATAAATGACTATTATGACTTACGAGTTAAATATGGAAGACTTGAAGAGACAGGTATAGAGAATGCTGAAAACATAGATTATGGAAAGCTAATTCAAAGTAAAAAGTATGACAACTACAAATTCATAAAACTAAATCTTGAAGACAGAGAAGCCATAACCAAACTTTTTGAAAAAGAGAAGTTTGATAAAGTATGCAACCTTGCAGCACAAGCAGGTGTACGTTATAGTTTAACAAATCCTTATGCATACATTGACAGTAACATTGTGGGCTTTGTAAATCTTCTTGAAGCTTGCAGACATAATGATGTTAAACACTTGGCATATGCAAGCAGCTCAAGCGTTTATGGTTTAAATGAGACAATGCCTTTTTCTGTACACGACAATGTAGACCACCCCATAAGCTTATATGCGGCAAGCAAAAAATCAAATGAGTTAATGGCTCATACTTACAGTCATCTTTACAATCTGCCAACAACAGGTTTACGATTTTTTACAGTTTATGGACCATGGGGTCGCCCAGATATGGCACTTTTCCTATTTACAAAAGCTATTTTGGAAGGCAAACCTATTGATGTATTTAACTATGGTGAAATGAAGCGTGACTTTACATATATTGATGATATTGTAGAAGGTGTTATAAGAGTTATAGACAATCCTCCAAAAGGAGATCCCAACTGGAGCGGTAAACAACCAGACCCAGGCAGTAGTAAAGCACCTTATAAAATTTACAATATAGGAAACAATAACCCAGTAAAACTAATGGACTTTATAGAAGCTATAGAAAATGCTATTGGCAAAAAAGCAGAAAAGAATATGCTACCAATTCAACCTGGCGATGTTCCTGCAACATATGCAGATGTTACTGATCTAATAGAAGATTTAGGTTATAAACCAGCAACGCCAATAGAAGAGGGAATCAACAACTTTGTAAAATGGTATAGAGAGTTTTATAATGTTTGA
- a CDS encoding ComEA family DNA-binding protein, producing MSTLVSKVLVGSAMAVVSLFASIDINNASADELMTLNGIGKGKAEAIVAYRKNHCFKNANDLSSVKGIGSKIVEKNRKEITVGECKK from the coding sequence ATGAGTACACTTGTATCAAAAGTTTTAGTTGGTTCTGCTATGGCAGTTGTATCTTTATTTGCATCTATAGATATAAATAATGCTTCAGCAGATGAGTTAATGACACTTAATGGCATAGGTAAAGGAAAAGCAGAAGCTATTGTGGCATATCGCAAAAATCACTGTTTTAAAAATGCCAATGATTTAAGCAGTGTAAAAGGCATAGGTTCCAAGATAGTAGAAAAAAACCGTAAAGAGATTACAGTAGGAGAATGTAAAAAATAA
- the rplT gene encoding 50S ribosomal protein L20 yields MPRVKTGVVRRRRHKKILKLAKGFYSGRRKHFRKAKEQVERSLVYAYRDRKQKKREFRKLWIIRINAACRLNDMNYSTFMHGLKKAGIELDRKILADMAMNNPAAFSKVVEQSKAALA; encoded by the coding sequence ATGCCAAGAGTAAAAACTGGAGTCGTACGACGACGACGACATAAAAAAATATTGAAGCTTGCAAAAGGCTTCTATAGTGGACGAAGAAAACATTTCAGAAAAGCAAAAGAACAGGTTGAAAGAAGCCTTGTTTATGCTTATCGTGACAGAAAACAGAAAAAAAGAGAATTCAGAAAACTTTGGATTATCCGTATCAATGCAGCGTGCCGTCTGAATGATATGAACTACTCTACATTTATGCATGGGCTTAAAAAAGCTGGTATTGAGCTAGATAGAAAGATTCTTGCAGATATGGCTATGAACAACCCTGCAGCATTTTCTAAAGTTGTTGAGCAGTCTAAAGCAGCTTTAGCGTAA